A DNA window from Candidatus Syntrophoarchaeum caldarius contains the following coding sequences:
- a CDS encoding anti-anti-sigma regulatory factor (antagonist of anti-sigma factor) — translation MRYVRMVSDKNVTAKLVALFEESEEELIDRWIERVEKLKLVSGLSEEERAKQFKYVYHASLMALKSEDYSEVKALASRIAKQGSLEGIPVNEILLSFMQLRDVRIRKLFMTYRDNLDELLDLLEHFEQISNKMFSIVVSALLKEQEKVIYEQQRAMLELSTPVLQLRDEALVMPLIGVIDSDRASRIVEELLRKIVETRASVVVMDMTGVPVIDTAVANHILKTVMAAKLLGAETIITGISPANAQTIVTLGIDLSMIKTKSTLQEGIKLMDEILGLEVRKGHKQ, via the coding sequence GTGAGGTATGTGAGAATGGTCAGCGATAAAAATGTTACAGCGAAACTGGTCGCCCTCTTCGAAGAGAGCGAAGAGGAATTGATAGATCGCTGGATTGAGAGGGTGGAGAAGCTAAAGCTTGTTAGTGGGCTTTCGGAGGAAGAGAGAGCCAAACAATTTAAGTATGTCTATCATGCAAGTCTCATGGCCCTTAAGAGCGAGGATTACAGTGAGGTCAAGGCGCTTGCAAGCAGGATCGCAAAACAAGGCTCGCTTGAAGGCATACCGGTCAATGAGATCCTTTTGAGCTTCATGCAGTTGCGGGATGTTCGCATAAGAAAACTCTTCATGACATACCGTGATAATCTCGACGAGCTCCTTGATTTGCTGGAACACTTCGAGCAGATCTCGAACAAAATGTTCTCAATCGTCGTATCGGCACTACTGAAAGAACAGGAGAAAGTGATATACGAGCAGCAGCGTGCCATGCTTGAACTCTCAACACCTGTCCTTCAGCTTCGAGATGAAGCGCTTGTCATGCCGTTGATTGGAGTAATCGATTCAGATCGGGCATCGAGGATTGTGGAAGAGTTGCTTCGAAAGATCGTCGAGACACGGGCTTCGGTCGTTGTTATGGATATGACCGGTGTACCGGTCATCGATACAGCTGTTGCAAATCACATATTAAAAACCGTCATGGCTGCAAAACTGCTCGGAGCTGAGACAATAATCACGGGAATAAGCCCTGCAAATGCCCAGACGATTGTAACACTCGGTATTGACCTTTCGATGATCAAAACAAAGAGCACACTCCAGGAAGGAATCAAATTGATGGATGAAATACTTGGATTAGAAGTTAG